One genomic window of Notamacropus eugenii isolate mMacEug1 chromosome 6, mMacEug1.pri_v2, whole genome shotgun sequence includes the following:
- the LOC140512221 gene encoding syncytin-2-like, giving the protein MYPPVHHHPLALPKSRGTDLDVQISEILEATLKALNCSNPELATNCWLCMALGMPMPLAILSKNGSTSTNCTLSPPFRIQPVVSRPSPCIQAPFRNSTFDIDVGFATFANCSEILNHTFQEPLCPLTGQLFVCGGNMAYSALPQNWTGLCTQISILPDIDIIPGDEPVPLPSLDYIAGRPKRAVVFIPLLVGLGITGALGTGTAGLSVAVDSYTKLSHQLINDVQTLSGTINDLQDQIDSLAGVVLQNRRGLDLLTAEQGGICLALQERCCFYANKSGIVRDKIKKLQENLVKRRKELFENPLWSGLNGVLPYLLPLLGPLIGLLLLLSFGPWAFSRLTSFIKMQIEASLKSPINIHYHRLALLENPAINEEDGLQFSKLVQSESRCMR; this is encoded by the coding sequence ATGTACCCCCCTGTTCATCATCACCCGCTCGCACTGCCAAAATCCAGGGGGACGGACCTCGATGTCCAGATCTCGGAAATTCTTGAAGCTACGCTCAAGGCTCTTAATTGTTCTAATCCCGAATTAGCAACAAATTGTTGGCTGTGCATGGCCCTTGGTATGCCTATGCCCCTAGCTATTTTGTCTAAAAATGGTTCTACTTCTACAAATTGCACCCTCAGCCCGCCTTTTAGGATTCAGCCCGTAGTTTCCCGTCCCTCCCCCTGTATTCAAGCCCCATTCCGGAACTCTACCTTCGATATTGATGTTGGCTTCGCGACCTTTGCCAACTGCTCTGAAATCCTTAATCACACTTTTCAGGAACCCCTCTGCCCACTAACAGGTCAACTCTTTGTCTGCGGGGGCAATATGGCCTACTCTGCCCTCCCCCAGAATTGGACAGGACTTTGCACACAAATATCAATCCTCCCCGATATTGACATTATTCCAGGGGATGAACCTGTCCCACTGCCCAGTCTAGATTACATTGCTGGGAGACCTAAGAGGGCCGTGGTATTTATCCCCCTTCTTGTGGGACTCGGAATAACGGGGGCGCTTGGCACCGGCACGGCCGGTCTGAGTGTCGCCGTAGACTCCTATACAAAATTGTCCCATCAATTGATTAATGATGTGCAAACCCTCTCGGGGACTATAAATGACCTTCAAGACCAGATTGATTCTCTGGCAGGAGTTGTTCTTCAAAATAGGAGAGGCCTAGATTTACTAACGGCAGAACAAGGGGGAATTTGTTTAGCCTTACAAGAAAGGTGTTGCTTTTATGCAAACAAATCTGGGATAGTTCGGGATAAAATCAAAAAACTACAGGAGAATCTGGTTAAAAGACGTAAAGAACTTTTCGAAAATCCCCTCTGGAGTGGCTTGAATGGAGTCCTCCCatatctcctccctctccttggaCCCTTGATTGGTCTCCTCCTACTTCTTTCTTTTGGGCCCTGGGCTTTTAGTAGACTAACCTCTTTCATTAAAATGCAGATTGAGGCTTCTCTTAAAAGCCCTATCAATATCCATTATCATCGCCTGGCACTTCTGGAGAACCCTGCAATCAACGAGGAGGACGGACTTCAGTTCTCCAAGCTTGTGCAGTCAGAGTCCCGTTGCATGCGGTAG